One window from the genome of Lasioglossum baleicum chromosome 9, iyLasBale1, whole genome shotgun sequence encodes:
- the Elgi gene encoding E3 ubiquitin-protein ligase NRDP1 elgi isoform X3, which yields MLQAPECEHTFCRTCITEWIKRQATCPLDRTQIDTTLLRVAPRILRNLLARLCISCDNVTHGCQEIVKLNSLASHLEQCEYNPDRPMLCEQGCNVVIPKNELKDHNCVRELRNIIQTQEQKLTDMKREMSTQQLQIAENKREIRVIHNILSLLKCGNPTSGLAISKPEDREIARWSLSLPLAKVNRWGGMISTPDEILQTMVKGTLTRSDCPLHAIDKLMENCHENNWPSGLRSLETRQKNKRLYSGYICKRLPGKQAVVVLHCDNQHMPAFMTTRPGLVMIFAHGIE from the exons ATGTTGCAGGCGCCTGAATGCGAGCATACTTTTTGTCGTACATGCATTACCGAATGGATCAAAAGACAGGCGACCTGCCCCTTGGATCGGACACAGATCGACACCACACTGCTCAGAGTAGCACCCAGAATCTTGAGGAACCTGTTGGCACGTCTCTGCATCAGCTGCGACAATGTTACACACGGTTGTCAGGAGATAGTCAAGCTGAACAGCCTGGCGTCACATTTGGAGCAGTGCGAATATAATCCAGACAGGCCAATGCTCTGCGAACAAGGATGCAACGTTGTTATTCCGAAGAACGAGCTGAAGGATCACAATTGCGTCAGAGAGCTGAGGAACATCATACAAACACAGGAACAGAAGCTTACGGACATGAAACGCGAGATGAGCACCCAACAGTTGCAAATAGCAGAGAACAAGAGGGAGATACGCGTGATTCATAATATTCTTAGTTTACTAAAATGTGGAAATCCTACGTCGGGCTTAGCCATATCGAAGCCGGAGGACAGGGAAATCGCGAGGTGGTCTCTTAGTCTCCCACTGGCGAAAGTAAACAGGTGGGGTGGGATGATCTCCACGCCTGACGAAATATTACAG ACGATGGTAAAGGGAACTCTTACAAGATCCGACTGTCCGCTTCACGCTATCGACAAGCTGATGGAAAACTGTCACGAGAACAATTGGCCCTCCGGACTGCGCTCCCTTGAAACCAGACAAAAGAATAAGCGATTGTACAGCGGTTACATTTGCAAACGATTACCTGGCAAACAGGCGGTGGTGGTCCTCCATTGCGACAACCAGCATATGCCAGCGTTCATGACTACTCGGCCTGGATTAGTGATGATCTTCGCGCACGGCATCGAGTAA
- the Elgi gene encoding E3 ubiquitin-protein ligase NRDP1 elgi isoform X1, with translation MGFDLTRFQGEVDQELICAICSGVLEDPVQVSNMLQAPECEHTFCRTCITEWIKRQATCPLDRTQIDTTLLRVAPRILRNLLARLCISCDNVTHGCQEIVKLNSLASHLEQCEYNPDRPMLCEQGCNVVIPKNELKDHNCVRELRNIIQTQEQKLTDMKREMSTQQLQIAENKREIRVIHNILSLLKCGNPTSGLAISKPEDREIARWSLSLPLAKVNRWGGMISTPDEILQTMVKGTLTRSDCPLHAIDKLMENCHENNWPSGLRSLETRQKNKRLYSGYICKRLPGKQAVVVLHCDNQHMPAFMTTRPGLVMIFAHGIE, from the exons ATGGGGTTCGATTTGACCCGATTTCAGGGCGAAGTTGACCAGGAACTAATTTGCGCGATATGCTCCGGGGTCCTGGAAGACCCAGTCCAG GTGAGCAATATGTTGCAGGCGCCTGAATGCGAGCATACTTTTTGTCGTACATGCATTACCGAATGGATCAAAAGACAGGCGACCTGCCCCTTGGATCGGACACAGATCGACACCACACTGCTCAGAGTAGCACCCAGAATCTTGAGGAACCTGTTGGCACGTCTCTGCATCAGCTGCGACAATGTTACACACGGTTGTCAGGAGATAGTCAAGCTGAACAGCCTGGCGTCACATTTGGAGCAGTGCGAATATAATCCAGACAGGCCAATGCTCTGCGAACAAGGATGCAACGTTGTTATTCCGAAGAACGAGCTGAAGGATCACAATTGCGTCAGAGAGCTGAGGAACATCATACAAACACAGGAACAGAAGCTTACGGACATGAAACGCGAGATGAGCACCCAACAGTTGCAAATAGCAGAGAACAAGAGGGAGATACGCGTGATTCATAATATTCTTAGTTTACTAAAATGTGGAAATCCTACGTCGGGCTTAGCCATATCGAAGCCGGAGGACAGGGAAATCGCGAGGTGGTCTCTTAGTCTCCCACTGGCGAAAGTAAACAGGTGGGGTGGGATGATCTCCACGCCTGACGAAATATTACAG ACGATGGTAAAGGGAACTCTTACAAGATCCGACTGTCCGCTTCACGCTATCGACAAGCTGATGGAAAACTGTCACGAGAACAATTGGCCCTCCGGACTGCGCTCCCTTGAAACCAGACAAAAGAATAAGCGATTGTACAGCGGTTACATTTGCAAACGATTACCTGGCAAACAGGCGGTGGTGGTCCTCCATTGCGACAACCAGCATATGCCAGCGTTCATGACTACTCGGCCTGGATTAGTGATGATCTTCGCGCACGGCATCGAGTAA
- the Elgi gene encoding E3 ubiquitin-protein ligase NRDP1 elgi isoform X2, with protein MGFDLTRFQGEVDQELICAICSGVLEDPVQAPECEHTFCRTCITEWIKRQATCPLDRTQIDTTLLRVAPRILRNLLARLCISCDNVTHGCQEIVKLNSLASHLEQCEYNPDRPMLCEQGCNVVIPKNELKDHNCVRELRNIIQTQEQKLTDMKREMSTQQLQIAENKREIRVIHNILSLLKCGNPTSGLAISKPEDREIARWSLSLPLAKVNRWGGMISTPDEILQTMVKGTLTRSDCPLHAIDKLMENCHENNWPSGLRSLETRQKNKRLYSGYICKRLPGKQAVVVLHCDNQHMPAFMTTRPGLVMIFAHGIE; from the exons ATGGGGTTCGATTTGACCCGATTTCAGGGCGAAGTTGACCAGGAACTAATTTGCGCGATATGCTCCGGGGTCCTGGAAGACCCAGTCCAG GCGCCTGAATGCGAGCATACTTTTTGTCGTACATGCATTACCGAATGGATCAAAAGACAGGCGACCTGCCCCTTGGATCGGACACAGATCGACACCACACTGCTCAGAGTAGCACCCAGAATCTTGAGGAACCTGTTGGCACGTCTCTGCATCAGCTGCGACAATGTTACACACGGTTGTCAGGAGATAGTCAAGCTGAACAGCCTGGCGTCACATTTGGAGCAGTGCGAATATAATCCAGACAGGCCAATGCTCTGCGAACAAGGATGCAACGTTGTTATTCCGAAGAACGAGCTGAAGGATCACAATTGCGTCAGAGAGCTGAGGAACATCATACAAACACAGGAACAGAAGCTTACGGACATGAAACGCGAGATGAGCACCCAACAGTTGCAAATAGCAGAGAACAAGAGGGAGATACGCGTGATTCATAATATTCTTAGTTTACTAAAATGTGGAAATCCTACGTCGGGCTTAGCCATATCGAAGCCGGAGGACAGGGAAATCGCGAGGTGGTCTCTTAGTCTCCCACTGGCGAAAGTAAACAGGTGGGGTGGGATGATCTCCACGCCTGACGAAATATTACAG ACGATGGTAAAGGGAACTCTTACAAGATCCGACTGTCCGCTTCACGCTATCGACAAGCTGATGGAAAACTGTCACGAGAACAATTGGCCCTCCGGACTGCGCTCCCTTGAAACCAGACAAAAGAATAAGCGATTGTACAGCGGTTACATTTGCAAACGATTACCTGGCAAACAGGCGGTGGTGGTCCTCCATTGCGACAACCAGCATATGCCAGCGTTCATGACTACTCGGCCTGGATTAGTGATGATCTTCGCGCACGGCATCGAGTAA